DNA from Nanoarchaeota archaeon:
CAGCATTATTATGAGAAGAATTATCAGAAGCCATATTGTCGGCGCCATTACGATAAGCATAGTATCACCCCTAGCGCGTGCCATTTCAATTACTGCATTTATCAATGAGTTTCGCGTTTTCTTCAAGTTGTCGCGCGTCTTTTCATAATCTTTAAGCTTCAAAGCGCTTTTCGCAAGACTTAGGGTGTTTTTTGCTTCATTTATGTAGGGCACCACTTTACTAGTGTTCTTTTTTGCAATATTGAGCTCATCCATTTCATCTTCAAGCTTGATAATCAGGTATTGGTAGTTGAGTATAGTTCTTTCTAAACTGTCATCCAAAGTCGCTTTGCCCACTTCTACGTCAATATGGCCTTCATCTTTCATTTTATCAGTATATGCAGTAAAATCAAGCGAGTAGATACCTTCGTTAGTATCTGTGTTGGTGTCCAAAGTTATCATAAATACTGCAGAATTGTTTCCATATAATTCAGATACTATTCTTGGCTGGACATCTATTATGATATCGCCGTTTATCTGTCCAAGAACCTGTATTTCTCTCAAAGCCATTGTGCCTTTGTTGGTGACAATAACATACGCCACTGCAGAGTCTCCCGGCGTGATATATATCTTATCGGGATATGATAGGGCTATGTTTTTTTTGCCGACATCCACTATTTTTTTAGGTATTGACACTTCTTTTGGAGGGTTCTCGAGTTGCACTGTTCTTATTATTTCCTCATAAGAGCCTCCGCCGGATGATGGCGGGGTTGGCGGTGGATAATATATTATATTATAATACGGCTTTACTTGAAAAACCCCCCAAGCGTTCGCAGTTTTGTTCGAATAATGCACCTGAATGCGAATCCAGAACCACCCAGGTTGCATTGGAGTATACCTTAATTTTTCCACACTTCGGCTGCCGGGAGTTAATGAACTTATTGCACCGCTTCGATTGGCTATAAGAACCAACTTACCTTCAGAAAATCCATATATGTCTAGTTCGGTCTTCTTTGAATAGGAAGTACTGCCTGAATTTGTGAATTCTACAGTGATATTCATTCGCGAGTATTGTGTTAGCTCTTTTTGATAATCGAAGTAGCTGATATAGCCGTTATCAAACGAATCGATTGAAATATTTATCGGCCTTTCCTTTTGAAGCGTGTGATTTACTACAATAAATGAGATATTTGCATTTGCCGTTTCGTTTAAGCTGTTCTTGCAGTAACCGGCTACATTGAAATGGCCCGCAATATAGAATGGCGAATTTGTCTTTGTTGAAATTGAGAGCATGTATGTAATGTTTGATATGTTTTCGAAGACATTGTTTGGAAAAAATCCTTTTGTTGTGTTTATATCTGCATATACCGCAGTTATATTTGAAGAATTGTCTGTGCAATTAATTAAAATTCTTTCGATTTCGCCAAGCATTATTATTGAATTCTCGGCAGATATATTCATATCCAATAAGGCGTATGCATCGTTTCCATAGGCCGCAAGAAATATTGCTGCAATCAGCGCGTAAATTAAAAGCGCGCCATGCAAAACCCCCTTGTTTGTTTTAGTCATACTTGTAGAGCCTCCATGCGATTATTGAAATGGCTGCAATCATTATTAAGGGAATTTTCCATCTTGTGTCTTTTTCGGGTGGCGGATTTGAAACAGTTTCTAATGATTGCGTTTCAGGGGCTGTTCCGTCTATGAAAGAGGAGATGCTTATGAGTGTTGTTCTATTGACCGTTTTTTTATTTTCCTCGGCGGAATTGCCCGACACATTTATTCTGAAGTGGAGCTTTCTTTCCTGGAAAAGCGAAAATTCAGCATCTTTATTATTTCCCGCGATTGCATTAAGGGCAATTTCATACTCTCCTGAAACTGCCTTTTCAGGCGCGGTTATGTATATATCCACAGTCTTTGCATCTATAGTATTCTTGTTTCCTGGAAGATAAATACGCTCTGTTTTTCCCAAAGGCGCGCTTCCAAGCTGAAATTGCTTTGGCAAAACTATGATGAGCCAGCCTTTAGGCACCTTGGCATCGTTTATAGTTACTGCGTATTCTTCTTCATCCGCGCTCCAAAAAAGCGTGCGGAATACTGCAGTTTCCCCGCTATTGATGCTTGCTGTTGATGACTTTTGCAGTGTTCCAAGATTCAGGGCAAATGCTGTCGGGATTGCAAAAATCATTAATGAAGTGATAATTAAGGCTTTAAGGAGGCGCGCTTCCACTTTTAACACCTTGTATAAATACAGTTCCGTTGTAATTTGCCGCATATATCGGCGGCACGTTTAACCAATACCATGTTGTGATATTGGTAAATGAGGCAACGTCAATCTTTAGAGGGTTGTATGTTTGAGTCATATTGAATGATGAGGAATATGCACTTGAGGTATTGCTCCATGTCAGGTTTCCTACGCCCAGAGAATATCCCAAGGAGCTGTTTTCCATATTCGTTCCCTTAATGTATAAATCCGTATTGCAGCTCCCTTGATTTATGGTTATATTGTATTCGTCGCCGGCATTTCCCAGGGCAGGATTTTGATATGTGTTTGGTGCAAGCGGATTTTGGAAATCTATTGAAGCCCATTGTGCGGTTATATCAATAAAGCAATCTACTATAGAGACAGTTGCAAATGATGTCTCGTTTGGCGTTGTCCATGTTGAATTAGAGCTGAAATTTACGCCCAGTTTCCACGAGCTTAATGTTGAATCGGTAGCATTGATGATCCATGTGAGATTGCAAATTGAGCCTTCAGAAAGGATTTCAGCGCATGATTTTGTTGAGCTTGCCAAGGTTTCATTTATAAAAAATGGATCTGTGCCCGCAACGGAGCTGATGGGCGTGTCAGGATTTGCTGATGTTTGGTTGTACAGTATAGTTCCCGAGACGTTTGCGCAACTTCCTTGCCTGCATATAATTGTTGCGTTTACAAGAAACGTGGTATTTTGGGCAAAAAGAGTGGTTTCTGTTGCTATTGGTTCTGACAGATTTACTTCCATAGTTGTATTTAATGTAAAGTACACTATAGAACCATTCACGTTTCCTGCACTGTCATTAACATAAACGCCAATGTTATTTGCTCCCGGCGCGATAATTATTGTCGTATTTGGTACAAACGTCGTATTCGGGGCTCCATTCAGCGAATATTGCCATGCATCCAGAGGTGAATCATCTGCAGCGCTTACATTAAGCTCAATCACTTTATCAGTATATGTTGTGTTCTTTGGCGATAATATATACACTGCGGGCAAAACCGTGTCTATAATTACAAACTGCCGTATGCTTTGATTCCAGTCGCCGGTAGTGTTTTCTGCCCAGATTGTATAGTTGTATATTCCGTCAGCCAGCTCAGTCATATTTATGTGCCAATTAATCAATGAGTCGTTTAGCATCGAAACATTAGTAAATCCGGATAAGTTGCCCCATTCAATAAAAGACCGGTTTATGTCTTCGCTTGATGTTATATTCACATAGGTCCAGTTAAATGCCGTATAAGAATTATTTGCAAGCGTCGGCGCAACGAATTCCATTATTGGAAGGGCAGTTGTTATACCCATAATTAAAAGCAGGATACAAAAAACGACGCCTGAAAGCATTTTGCACTTAATCTGTCCATAATTGCGTGAACTGAATTTATTGGCCGTGCATATAATCGCAGTCATGGAAGTCACCAGTTTTTCACATACTTTGAAAACCGCCTTCCTTTTGCTTTTTTTTCGCGCGCCCTATCCGATTCGCTTATCTTGTTTTTTATCTCAAAAATCATGTTTCTATGGACACTTCTTTTTCCATTTACCGAATATTTTTTTGAAGCCAATCTTCTTTTTCGAAGCGCCAAAGCTGTTGAAAAGCTGATTGCTGCAAACGCGGCAACATAGACTAAATCGCTTTGCGCGGCAAAGAATGTCGAGAACGCAGTAGGCATGCCAAGCGAAAATGCTGATGTTGTCGAATTTGTGCTTTCCTCACCTAACGGAGCCTCTGTCTGTGTGATAATCACAGAACTGGAATCATTTGCAGATGGCAGGACTGTAAGCGCGAAATTCTGCAGTCTCACGAAGTCACCTTTTGATGCCTCAATTGATGCGCCGAATGTCGCCTTTGCAGCATCATCCGGAATTTCAAAATGCACCGACACGCTTTTTTCAGCATCAGCCTTTACTTGTTCCACCGTATCCGAAGGCATTATGCGGTAATAGTTTGTTGGCAGGCCTTTTATTGAAAGCTTCATATCATTTAAATCGGCTTCACCGACATTTATTAGGCGGAACTGCACATCAGTTGTGTCTCCAGGCTTCATCCGTATTGTATCCGGGCCCATTATTGCGAGATCGGATGTTTTTACAACTGTGAATGCAACCTGCTTTTGCGAAGAAATATAGGGTGTTTTTGAAACGATTACTGTTGCAGTGTATGTGCCTTCTGCTCCCGGGCTGTCAAGCTCAAGCGAAAATATTCCCTGCGCATTGGATTTTCCCGAAGCGATAATCGGCAGGCCGCTTAAAGATATTGTGATTGATGCCTCAGGAAGCGTATTTTTTGCTCCGTTAAGGGCAATGCCCGTGATTTTTATTTTTTCATTTAGGGCGTAAATGTCTTTTTCCGCGCTTGCTTCGACACTTGCGCCATCCGGGCTTCCTATGATATATGCTGCGTTCAGTTCTGCGGAATCGATGTTTGCGACTTTTCGCACAGTGTCGATTTTTGAGTTAATTGTTTTCCAGTCTGTCATACATGCCTTTTTCCCCGAATTCCAGTTCTCGCAAATATATGCGCTAAGAAGCGATTCATCATTGATTTTGCTTTGATCATACGGCAGCTTTAGATGCGCATCCGAATAGTCAAATGCTGCTCCATAATAGTATATTCCCGCTCCCTGTATTCCGCTGACAGTGCCGGAAACAATCGGCTGATACTTTATTCCGAAGTCGAATTCATTTATGTTTGTATCTATATTTGCGTCAAATATTTCAAGCATTGGCGTTCCATCAGTTATTTGAATTGTGTATTTTGCCGGAGGGAGAAGCGTTGAATACGCGCCGTTGCCATCCACTTTGACAGTCACTACATTTGCGTTGCCAGAAATAAATTTCAGCTGCACTTGAGTGCTTTTCTCAGTTGCCAAAAAAATATTTCCCGAAACAGGAATTGTGTATAAGATGCTCTTGGAATATGAATTCGAGAAATTATTGTAATTGAAGGCGATTTTTAGCGTATGCGCTCCGGCAGGCATTGAAGGCGCGTTGAATTTGACATTATACACACCGCCAGTTGCAGGCGTTATTTCGGTGATGCTTGCGCTGGTCGAATCCATCTGGATTGCAAGATATTCCTTTTTAATTTCTACGGGGTTGCCGCGCTCGATTGCTTTGAGTTGCACAGTGATTGCATCGTTTGCCGAAACCCATGTTTTGTCAACACTTAAAAATGAAGATTCAATTGAATTAAAGATCTGTAGCTCTGATGCTGAAGAGATAGTTATCCTGCCGTAGTTTGCGCTTATTGAAAGCGTTTTTATTCCGGCAGTTTGCCCGGCAGTTGAAAACCGCAAAATCCAGCCGGCTGCGAAATCATAATACGGCTGCGCTAGAAGCGCTACATTCGCTCCGTTAAGGCTGACGCCAAAAGCAATGTCCGACCTTACCACTCCGCTGTCTTTTTTTACGAATACGTTTGCTTCTTCAATATCGCCGATATATATGGGTGATGTTATTTTATTGACATTCATGCTGAGATTTGACACTGTGAAAAAAATTGACCGGTTTGCCGATTCATTTAATGCATTTTTGCAAAAAACAGTTGCATTGAAAACACCGGTCTTGTAGAAATTGGATGTCTGTGTTGTGGGTATCGCAAGGTAATAATTTCCGTTTGAGTCAACTGTGAAAAGATTATTTGGGAATATTGCGGTTGTTGTTGTTATATCCGCATAAGGCGGCGCAAGCGCAGTCGAATTATCATCTGTGCAATTCAGGAATATGGTTTCAGTTTCGCCGAGCCAGAGATTTGGCTCCTGCAAAGAGATATTATTTATGATTGGAAATGCATAGCCTGCTGTTGCAGAAAACAAAAAGACCATTAAAAAAGATGCATGAAGCAATCTGTTTTTCATTTGTTTTACCCCTTAAAACTATTATACGCCCAGCCAGTCCATAAACCGGCCAAGCCACTTGTTTAACCCTTCTTCTTTTTTCATTGCGAATGTTTTTATCCCGTAATTGTGGCCGTCTTCACTGATGGCGATTAATGTTATTTCGCGTTCATAAAAAGCGCCGGTTTCATAGCGTATTGACGCTGATTTTTCACCATCTGCAGCAATCTCTCCGATTTCATTTTGCTCGAACAGCCAGGCGCGAGGATGCTTTAGCGGATACACAATCACATTTTTCGCATCGTTCTGGCTTTTTACGCGGAATGCGATTTCATTGTTATAGACGCGCACGCCGCTTATTTCAAGCGTGTTTGCCGAATCCCCTTTGCCGGATGTCTCTGTTAGGTTGCCGATTTCAATTATTTCATAGGCGCGATAAAGGCGCGCTACTGTAGTCCATGTCTCGTTTTCGTTTGGCGCATACCAGTACAGGTTTATTGTTTTGCGCACCCCCGGATTGAGCGATTCTTCTTTGCTCCAAAGCGTTGCGGCGTATTTTGTTCCATTGAATACGTCAATGCGAACTCGGGCGCCATATTCAAGGCTTCCGGAATTAAGCACATCATAGCTTATTTTCAGCATGTTGTTGTACGAATCGTGGTTGATTTCCTTTGACTCGGAACTTATTTGTTCTGCGACATTCACATCGATTCTTGATGAATTTGCAGCCGATGCCGCCATCATTACCGCTAACAGAACTGCAATAATTTGAAGCCCTGTTTTTTTCATGCATTATTCCCCTGGTTTATTAGTTCCTTGTTTTCAGTAAGTATTTGTAATTATTCTATTCATAGCAGTTTGGCCGCTATTATGTTTTTCGGCTTTTTCACAATTATGTCTATTTCTCCGGAATAGTTTCCAAGCGCGGTGTCATTTTTTGTTTCAAGTATGATTTCAATAGGCTTGGGCGCGTCTTTTTGGAGCAAAAAATTATTCTCGCTGAATTTTACCATTGGCGATATGTTTCCGTATGCTGTAAGCATTATTTTTGAAGGCCCTTCGGCAACGTTCTCAAGCGTTATGAATCGTTTTCCCAGATTTCCGCCCCGCGGAATTATTCCGAAATTAATGCTTTCCGGATCCAGGGCAAAACCCATAGTTATATTTTGCCCGCTTACATTGCTTATCTCCACTCTTGCAGGATAGCGGTTTATTTCATAGCTGAAAAGCATATTCTCATCAATTGCAAGCGTCTGGTTAGTGGCAAGCGTTTTTGGAGCTTGAGGAGAATACAGTATTGTGGCAATTCCGCCATACATAAGAACAAAAAGAGCCGCTACAAGAATTACTGCAAAAACCTTAGGATTGATTTTTTCCAGATGTTTTGGTTTTTCCGGATTTTCGGCTCCCCTTTTCATTAACAATCACACAATAATAATTGTTCTTGTTTGCTTATATATGTTTGCAGGCGCCAAAAACGCGGTGCAGCGCTTATTTTTTGGCTCTTAAACAGGCAGATGTCCAAAAGACGAAACTTCAAAAAATCAGTTGCTTGATGCGTTTTCTGAGTTTCAGGAATCTTTTTCGTCTTTTGAGTATAGCTTGTATGCGATTATGATGATTATGAGTATTATCAGCCACACAAGATAATTGCTTCGCAGACTTTCGATTTTGGCAACCGGTTCCGGAGTTGTGATTGCCTTCGGATGCTTTATCAGTATTGTCGCTTCTTTTGACGTTGAATTTACGCCGTAGTCGACAGTTGCATTCACTTTATACATCCCTTCCAAAGAGAAACTTTCTGGCTTGAATTTTGCACTCATTATCGTGGTTTTTCCGGGTTTTACAAATGTATGTCCGGATGCCAGCGAGCCTATTTTTGTGCCGTTTTCATAATATGCTGAAATCGATGATGCGCGCGCCGATACTGTGGCAGTTCCCGTATTTTGGAAATAGACGTCTATTTCAACAGTTCCGTCCGTAGTTTCTTCGTTTTGCAGAATGTCCAATATCCTTCCCTTTACTTCGCATTTTCCATCGATATTAAACATAATGGTTATTGCAGTAAGTGCAATTATGTTTACCGCGGTTCCGTATTCCTCAACTACATAAGGGTTCGGCCGGATATGAAGCGCATGATTGCACGGTTCCGCATCACTTGGCACATTTAAGACAAAGCTCACTTTTTTCCAATCCGCAATGCTTCCGCCTGCGGTTTTAAGCGATTCATTAGTGTGCTGCAGAACATATGGGTTGCTTGGAAAAAACGCCCAGCTTGAACTATCTTCTTCAGAGACTTTGTCTGCAATGCCCACATAATCTGGTTTTTTGAAATAGGCGATGTTTGAGCGCTGCGCGTCAAGCTTCACAAGTATCTCGTCTTTTGAAGAAGTTACGATAAAAAATGAGCCTACTATGCTCGTTCCTTTTGAGAGGTTGCCCAGGTCAAGAACAATCGGCGATACGCCTGCCTGTAGATCTTTTGCATCTGCTGTTGTTGAAAGCGCAAACGCGAAAAGAAAGATAATTGCGATTGGGAACCACATACCGATTCCTGCTGTTTTGCAGATTTTGGCACTCATTAGCATAGAATTCGCTTTTAAATCATATATATCCGTCGGTTAATGGGGTTATTTAAATAATGCCCGACCAAATATATTTATGAACGGTATACGGCTCAATACGCTTCCTCCGACTTTGCGCGAGAATGCGCGATACCTTGTATTCGAAATTATCTCAAAGAAAGATTTCGATATAGCCGAAGCAGTGGACGCCCTTTGGCAAAACAGCCTCATGCTCTTTGGCGAGACCGGCGCCTCAAAATTTTCGCTTTGGGTCCCTTTCAATCTTTACGACCGCGAGAAGAAGCGCGGGATTGTGAAATGCGCGCATACGTCAGTCGAGGAAGTACGGTCTGCGATTGCCGCAATCAAGCAAATCGGCAACGAGCCTGCAATTATGCATGTTCTTGGCGTGACCGGCACAATACTTTCTGCAAAAAAGAAGTTTTTCGGGATTGTTGACCTTAAGGCTTTCCAGAAAGAGCAAATTCAGGCATAGCCGGGGTGACTGCATGGAAAACGAAGTCCGCAGAAAGAACATTTCATATTTTCTTGAAACTTATGGCATCCGCCTCAAAAAAAGCCTTGGCCAGAATTTTCTTGTCGATAAAAATATAATCCGAAAAGAAGCAGAGCTTGCCCAAATAAAGCCTGGTGAGACCATTCTTGAGATAGGTCCGGGAGTAGGATTTTTGACGCGCGAACTTCTCTTGCGCACGAAAAATCATCTCGCTAGCGCTCGAAGCTTTTTGAACCGAAGATTCAAAAGCCTAGAGCAACGAAGTTGCGAAAGGATTCCAGCCCGGAGCGAAAAGCGAACGGCTGGAAAAGTAATTGCAATCGAGTTTGACAAAAATCTTGCGGATATACTGGAAAAAGAATTTCAAAAAGAGATTGCTGAAAAGAAGCTAGAAATCATTTATGCAGACGCGCTGGAAATAGATTTTCCAAAGTTCGACAAATGCGTCTCAAACATACCTTACGAAATCTCGTCAAAAATAATCCTGAAACTCGGCAAATGCAAAAAGCCCGCAGTCCTTATTATTCAGAAAGAATTTGCAGAGAGGCTCATTGCATTGCCTGGAGCGCGCGAGTATTCAAAAATTTCAGTGATGTCGCAGTATTATTTCCGTACAGAGCTGCTGCACATTGTTTCGAAAAAATCTTTTTTCCCTTCACCAAATATCGATTCAGCAATCGTGCGGCTTGAACCGCAAAGCGAAGCGTTCATAAAGTCGCTTGGCATTGCCGATGAATCACTCTTCTTAAAAATAATTCATGCGCTTTTTCAGCATAAGAACATGACTGTCAGGAATGCGCTGATACATTCGCGCGGGGAATTCGGACTTGACAAGGAAACTGCAAAAAAAATAGCGGAGAATATTTCGCTGAAAGGCACAAAAGTCCGGATGCTTGATCTGATAATGATTGCACAAATTGCAGGAGAAATGTATGTCCAAGATATTTAATATATTTTCAATAGATGGCATAGTGTAACATTATCAACCGGCGGCGCTTAATGACTTTTGATGTTTTTTTCTTATTTTTTCTACAATTGCTTTTGTTCTTCTGAGGTCTTTTTCAAATTCCTCTGAATAGTGCAGCGCCATTATCCTGGCATTTTCCCGGGAAATGCCGTTTTTACTGTCCATTAAATTATTCTCTTTTGCGAAGTTCACGATTTTGTCAGAAATGGACTTTCTTTCTTCAATCATATTTTCTATCTGTTTCAATAATG
Protein-coding regions in this window:
- a CDS encoding 16S ribosomal RNA methyltransferase A; this translates as MENEVRRKNISYFLETYGIRLKKSLGQNFLVDKNIIRKEAELAQIKPGETILEIGPGVGFLTRELLLRTKNHLASARSFLNRRFKSLEQRSCERIPARSEKRTAGKVIAIEFDKNLADILEKEFQKEIAEKKLEIIYADALEIDFPKFDKCVSNIPYEISSKIILKLGKCKKPAVLIIQKEFAERLIALPGAREYSKISVMSQYYFRTELLHIVSKKSFFPSPNIDSAIVRLEPQSEAFIKSLGIADESLFLKIIHALFQHKNMTVRNALIHSRGEFGLDKETAKKIAENISLKGTKVRMLDLIMIAQIAGEMYVQDI